In Bifidobacterium sp. ESL0745, one DNA window encodes the following:
- a CDS encoding ABC transporter permease, which produces MANRSATAQRQTTMNGNTMMNRQVAMNGNTMMNRQVAMNGPMSNAQNTPNVVSPRFTDGNRKAAKRLPKPSVMAAFRWEIRKAGNLWYWIATVLFDLIGMFNGFSQYVDYRKDFEAQGVTWAAVWGQAILLPSMVFMPILVAAFASQIESNEHVGRNWQRLNASGTASTAIAGKMLHGLLASLLTVAVFEAEFLIVGKVILGFDLRDVGPFLLRGVPMMLAVWAIMTLTQAISTKFESFAGTMSVVLVLTLFGCVLSLIVPSLTLIYPFSLITGASAARDLGNIVSSSSIMAATLMAAFWVIVGGLIFRKLTRKAV; this is translated from the coding sequence ATGGCAAACAGGTCAGCAACGGCGCAACGGCAGACGACAATGAACGGGAATACGATGATGAACAGGCAAGTGGCAATGAACGGGAATACGATGATGAACAGGCAAGTGGCAATGAACGGGCCGATGAGCAACGCTCAGAATACGCCTAATGTGGTCTCTCCGAGATTCACTGATGGCAACAGAAAAGCGGCAAAGCGTCTACCCAAACCTTCCGTAATGGCGGCGTTCCGCTGGGAAATACGCAAGGCGGGCAACTTGTGGTACTGGATCGCGACAGTGCTCTTCGACCTCATCGGCATGTTCAACGGGTTCAGCCAATATGTCGACTATCGCAAGGATTTTGAAGCCCAAGGCGTGACGTGGGCGGCGGTTTGGGGGCAGGCCATCCTGTTGCCAAGCATGGTGTTCATGCCGATTCTGGTCGCGGCGTTCGCCTCACAGATTGAATCCAACGAGCACGTCGGCCGCAACTGGCAGCGTCTCAACGCCAGTGGCACGGCATCGACGGCGATTGCTGGCAAGATGCTGCATGGCTTGTTGGCCTCGTTACTGACTGTCGCGGTTTTCGAGGCCGAATTCCTTATAGTCGGCAAGGTGATTCTCGGTTTCGACTTGCGTGACGTAGGCCCGTTCCTGCTTCGTGGCGTTCCGATGATGTTGGCGGTCTGGGCGATTATGACCTTGACCCAGGCGATTTCGACGAAATTCGAATCATTTGCCGGCACCATGAGCGTAGTGTTGGTACTCACTTTGTTCGGATGTGTGCTTTCGCTTATTGTTCCGTCGTTGACGCTGATTTATCCTTTCTCGTTAATTACCGGTGCTTCGGCCGCACGCGATCTCGGTAATATCGTGTCGAGCAGCTCCATAATGGCGGCAACACTGATGGCCGCGTTCTGGGTCATCGTAGGCGGGCTGATTTTCCGCAAGCTGACCCGTAAAGCTGTGTGA
- a CDS encoding histidine kinase: MSATKLTGQMRRAWGQMNGAHALAVLCALYEAVIVTRLLLAPGIANPTLRSAMAVSAWAMSSFVLIVVAAVIGIWFCRHWPVWILLLETALFLSVSALYGSAFSYLSLPWAIALYFAAAGIESLPLRICGLVAAGLLGLGGVVLATIWHQDAGLTNFLYPFILLYVVFVATGLIVRNFRERRQSEHALQDAQERGEKLALERDRAMRQSRIAAELHDSVGHDLTAIIALSEGLDGVSDKPEMNDAIGMINDLARQGLADTRTAVKALQPDNRGDSDKDVFAGNRQDVEQNVGIAGNGQFGDSPIGKTIEKSDDGKRNGNIVQDNSDRQDCSPNPKNGVYTTFSLSRLHGWDDINPVLDHSRQIGITTALTETGRRPQNPQQADLSFSITRECITNAIRHGQEVDRIVVSWDHDGQGGIAIAVRDNGKSTDKSRSDIEAGKDSVASVKQDGKAETVHSELGDGDGSVEFDQSDKHVPAQFNDENIGEVESRQSGKNRPKSGEYSDGTGLARLKKSVKRVGGTFAAGPDADGWTVKAYIPSLMGFASKQSQGGEQR; this comes from the coding sequence ATGAGCGCGACGAAATTGACGGGTCAAATGCGACGGGCTTGGGGCCAGATGAATGGTGCTCACGCCCTTGCAGTGCTCTGCGCCCTGTACGAGGCTGTGATTGTGACCCGCCTGCTTCTGGCGCCCGGTATTGCGAATCCGACATTGCGATCGGCGATGGCAGTCAGCGCATGGGCGATGTCGTCATTCGTTCTTATCGTCGTCGCGGCGGTGATCGGGATATGGTTCTGCCGCCATTGGCCGGTGTGGATATTGCTGCTGGAAACCGCTTTGTTCCTGTCGGTTTCGGCTTTGTATGGTTCGGCGTTCAGCTATCTGTCATTGCCGTGGGCGATTGCCTTGTATTTTGCGGCGGCGGGAATCGAAAGCCTACCGTTGCGGATATGCGGGCTCGTTGCTGCCGGCCTACTTGGGTTGGGCGGCGTAGTTTTGGCGACCATATGGCACCAAGATGCCGGATTGACCAACTTTTTGTATCCATTCATTTTGCTTTATGTCGTGTTCGTCGCAACCGGACTGATAGTGCGGAACTTTCGAGAACGCAGGCAATCCGAGCACGCGTTGCAAGACGCGCAGGAACGTGGCGAAAAATTGGCTTTGGAGCGTGATAGGGCCATGAGGCAGTCGCGTATAGCAGCGGAACTTCACGACAGTGTCGGCCACGATCTGACCGCCATCATCGCCCTTTCCGAAGGCTTGGATGGCGTCAGCGACAAGCCTGAGATGAACGATGCCATCGGCATGATCAACGATTTGGCTCGGCAGGGACTTGCGGATACGAGAACTGCTGTAAAGGCGTTACAGCCGGATAATCGTGGTGATAGCGATAAAGATGTGTTTGCGGGAAATCGGCAGGATGTCGAACAGAATGTTGGAATCGCTGGGAATGGCCAGTTTGGGGATTCCCCGATAGGTAAAACTATCGAAAAATCTGATGATGGTAAGCGAAACGGGAATATCGTTCAAGATAACAGCGACAGACAGGACTGCAGCCCTAACCCCAAAAATGGTGTTTATACGACATTTTCTTTGAGCAGACTTCATGGCTGGGACGATATCAATCCCGTTCTCGACCATTCCCGACAAATCGGTATCACCACGGCTTTGACGGAAACCGGACGTCGGCCGCAAAATCCGCAGCAGGCAGACTTGAGTTTCAGTATCACTCGTGAGTGTATTACCAATGCGATTCGGCATGGGCAGGAAGTCGATAGAATCGTTGTTTCTTGGGATCACGACGGGCAAGGCGGCATTGCCATTGCTGTGCGTGACAACGGGAAATCAACTGACAAGTCACGTTCTGATATCGAGGCTGGAAAGGATTCCGTCGCATCCGTCAAGCAAGATGGCAAAGCGGAAACAGTTCATTCTGAACTTGGTGACGGAGATGGCTCTGTAGAATTCGATCAGAGCGACAAGCATGTGCCTGCGCAATTCAACGATGAAAATATCGGTGAGGTGGAATCTCGCCAAAGCGGCAAAAACAGGCCAAAGTCCGGCGAATATAGTGACGGAACGGGATTGGCAAGACTTAAGAAAAGCGTCAAAAGGGTAGGCGGCACGTTTGCCGCTGGTCCGGATGCCGATGGCTGGACGGTGAAGGCCTACATTCCTTCGTTGATGGGTTTCGCCAGTAAGCAGTCGCAAGGTGGTGAGCAGAGATGA
- a CDS encoding ABC transporter permease, producing MNEKAMSCSPFDNRYHNMPIRNPRRSGTGNAIRREAGLFTAIRMELRKLKGSSFWWMAAGMALLVSAWSGAAFMKRAGGNQLTQTIALAANDPYTSISLLAPILAALLTSRLSVMETGGRMDLKWLSLGQSEAMRFLAKFIVAGLALAMCFIIPLVWIPLAARAKGFSFVGSFVTLLAVPSLVALLASLAVTAVQLLISMVVGKQAVGLGIAVIAGLVGSGLIPMGKPQLGWLFPAGISSAADPFVSKALSNGYASVTMVGNPWICVVASLVACVIWTIVSMLMIKIKESRR from the coding sequence ATGAACGAGAAGGCAATGAGTTGCAGTCCTTTCGACAATCGGTATCACAATATGCCGATCCGGAATCCACGAAGAAGCGGAACTGGTAACGCAATCCGCAGGGAAGCTGGCCTGTTCACGGCGATTCGTATGGAACTGCGCAAGCTCAAAGGGTCATCGTTCTGGTGGATGGCGGCAGGCATGGCGCTTCTGGTTTCCGCGTGGTCGGGCGCGGCATTCATGAAGCGGGCCGGCGGCAATCAGCTGACTCAAACCATTGCGCTTGCGGCCAATGATCCGTACACTTCCATCAGTCTGTTGGCGCCAATTCTGGCCGCGCTGCTGACCAGTCGCCTGTCGGTGATGGAAACGGGTGGGCGGATGGACCTCAAATGGCTGTCGTTAGGCCAATCGGAAGCAATGAGGTTCCTCGCCAAGTTTATCGTTGCGGGGCTGGCGCTTGCGATGTGCTTCATTATTCCCTTGGTGTGGATCCCACTGGCAGCGAGAGCGAAGGGTTTCAGCTTTGTCGGAAGTTTTGTGACATTGTTGGCGGTGCCGTCGTTGGTTGCATTGCTTGCGTCGCTGGCGGTCACGGCTGTCCAATTGCTGATTTCCATGGTCGTCGGTAAACAGGCCGTGGGGCTTGGCATCGCCGTGATTGCCGGTCTGGTCGGTTCTGGACTGATTCCGATGGGCAAACCGCAACTCGGCTGGCTGTTTCCCGCCGGTATCAGTTCTGCCGCTGATCCCTTTGTAAGCAAGGCTCTGTCTAACGGATACGCCAGCGTGACGATGGTCGGCAACCCGTGGATTTGCGTGGTGGCCAGTCTTGTCGCTTGTGTGATTTGGACGATTGTTTCGATGTTAATGATCAAGATAAAGGAGTCAAGACGATGA
- a CDS encoding ABC transporter ATP-binding protein, with product MNVDGYKNHGQSGTQLKLAVATQNLMKAYGDFRAVDGLNLKVPTGGIYGLLGPNGAGKSTTMKLLLGLTSPTSGQMWMLGQQVDGKRGANHRIQPGRVGSMIEGPSFYPGLSGLDNCRMVADYLGLPTSAATQILAQVGLKGHEDKKAKDYSLGMKQRLGIAMALISRPELLLLDEPTNGLDAEAVVEVREMIMNLAACEGVTVIISSHILSEIEKMAPVVGIIASGRLLYQGSLDNLREQGHIDIRVSDPKSAADLLSQNGMAYRFIPQTSELQIPECADGRIAGLVSQMVDRNIAVYRVASERKSLEEAFLELVESPQGQQSQSSQSDRIDRMGQGTMAAEYGNAPAYSGNVQTVTKHDVVGPRSSLDNSGMPVLGGAR from the coding sequence ATGAACGTCGATGGTTACAAGAATCACGGGCAATCCGGAACGCAGCTGAAACTGGCCGTGGCTACCCAGAACCTCATGAAGGCATACGGGGATTTCAGAGCGGTGGATGGGCTGAATCTCAAAGTACCGACGGGAGGCATATACGGCCTGCTCGGGCCCAATGGTGCCGGTAAATCCACTACGATGAAGCTGCTGTTGGGGCTCACCTCGCCGACCTCCGGGCAGATGTGGATGCTGGGGCAACAGGTTGACGGCAAACGTGGTGCCAACCACCGCATCCAGCCCGGCCGCGTCGGCTCGATGATCGAAGGGCCGAGTTTCTATCCTGGCTTGTCCGGTTTGGACAACTGCCGCATGGTGGCGGACTATCTTGGTTTGCCGACTTCCGCGGCGACGCAAATTTTGGCTCAGGTCGGTCTGAAAGGCCACGAGGACAAGAAGGCGAAGGACTATTCGCTGGGCATGAAGCAGCGCTTGGGTATCGCCATGGCGCTGATTTCGAGGCCGGAGCTGTTGCTGCTTGACGAGCCCACGAACGGTTTGGACGCTGAGGCGGTGGTCGAGGTTCGCGAGATGATCATGAATCTGGCGGCCTGTGAAGGGGTCACCGTCATCATCAGCAGCCATATCCTCTCCGAAATCGAGAAGATGGCGCCGGTGGTCGGCATCATCGCTTCCGGTCGTCTGCTGTATCAAGGTTCCTTGGACAATCTGCGCGAACAGGGTCATATCGACATCCGCGTCTCTGACCCGAAAAGTGCCGCGGACTTGCTCAGCCAAAACGGCATGGCCTATCGGTTCATCCCGCAAACAAGCGAGTTGCAGATTCCGGAATGTGCAGATGGGCGGATTGCCGGTTTGGTCTCGCAAATGGTTGATAGAAACATTGCGGTCTACCGCGTCGCTTCCGAGCGCAAAAGCCTTGAGGAGGCGTTCCTTGAATTGGTGGAAAGTCCGCAGGGTCAGCAATCGCAAAGTAGCCAGAGCGATCGCATTGATCGCATGGGCCAAGGGACGATGGCGGCGGAATATGGGAATGCGCCGGCGTATAGCGGCAATGTGCAGACTGTGACGAAGCATGATGTTGTTGGACCCCGGTCATCTTTGGACAATTCCGGGATGCCGGTTCTGGGAGGTGCGCGATGA